Proteins from a genomic interval of Diaphorobacter sp. HDW4A:
- a CDS encoding DASS family sodium-coupled anion symporter produces MNQPVNAVPLETQVPSVPPSSKRHNIKTAGLVLATAALLAVLWMPAAPGLPAAGQVMLAVLAFAVIVWMTEALDYAVSAVVVGALMIFLLAAVPDAAKPASGDMGTGAALGLALSGFSNSAVALVAAACFIAAAMTATGLDRRIALLVLTKVDARTNHIVIGAMVVGFLLSFIVPSTTARVACLVPIMMGFILAFKVDKRSRFAGLLVIAAAQTASVWNIGIKTAAAQNLVAIGFIEKQFQATITWMEWFIAGAPFSALMSVAVYFIMTRMMKPEMKEIEGGQATIRKQLDAIGKTTAREWKLLVIVLVLLGFWATEKVLHDFDTSSTTIAAIALMLLPRLGVMDWKESQQGFPWGTVVLFAVGISVGSALLRTNAAGWLASLIVQNLGLQHASAFVILMLLSLFLIVIHLGFASATALASTMIPIIMSVLLAVQTPGINLIGMTMLLQFVVSFGFILPVNAPQNMIAYGTGTFDARDFIRTGFVITLVATALLVVFALTYWPWMGYMTKTV; encoded by the coding sequence ATGAATCAGCCCGTGAATGCCGTTCCTCTTGAGACACAGGTGCCTTCCGTGCCGCCCTCTTCGAAACGGCACAACATCAAGACGGCCGGCCTCGTGCTTGCAACCGCCGCCTTGTTGGCCGTGCTATGGATGCCGGCTGCGCCGGGGTTACCCGCGGCCGGCCAGGTCATGCTGGCGGTACTGGCCTTCGCCGTGATCGTCTGGATGACCGAGGCGCTGGACTATGCGGTGAGCGCCGTGGTAGTCGGCGCATTGATGATCTTCCTTCTGGCTGCGGTCCCCGATGCCGCGAAGCCAGCCAGCGGTGACATGGGGACCGGCGCGGCGCTGGGCCTGGCACTGTCGGGCTTCTCAAACAGTGCCGTGGCATTGGTCGCGGCAGCCTGCTTCATCGCCGCCGCCATGACGGCCACGGGGCTTGACCGGCGCATTGCGCTGCTCGTGCTCACCAAAGTCGATGCGCGTACCAACCACATCGTGATCGGCGCCATGGTCGTGGGCTTCCTGCTGTCGTTCATCGTGCCCAGTACAACGGCGCGGGTGGCTTGCCTGGTGCCCATCATGATGGGCTTCATCCTTGCCTTCAAGGTGGACAAGCGCAGTCGATTCGCGGGCCTGCTGGTGATCGCCGCCGCGCAGACGGCCAGCGTCTGGAACATCGGCATCAAGACCGCGGCGGCGCAGAACTTGGTGGCCATCGGCTTCATCGAAAAACAGTTCCAGGCCACGATCACATGGATGGAGTGGTTCATTGCCGGGGCGCCGTTCTCCGCACTGATGAGCGTCGCGGTCTACTTCATCATGACCCGCATGATGAAACCGGAGATGAAGGAGATCGAGGGCGGGCAGGCGACCATACGAAAGCAGCTGGACGCGATCGGTAAGACGACTGCTAGAGAGTGGAAGCTTCTGGTGATCGTCCTGGTGCTGCTGGGCTTTTGGGCGACCGAGAAGGTGCTGCACGACTTCGATACGTCGTCCACAACCATCGCCGCGATTGCCTTGATGCTTCTGCCTCGCCTGGGGGTGATGGACTGGAAAGAATCGCAGCAGGGATTTCCGTGGGGCACGGTCGTGCTGTTCGCGGTCGGCATCAGCGTGGGAAGCGCGTTGCTGAGGACAAATGCGGCCGGGTGGCTCGCCAGCCTGATTGTGCAGAACCTTGGTCTGCAACACGCCAGCGCCTTCGTCATCCTGATGCTGCTGTCGCTGTTCTTGATCGTCATCCACCTCGGCTTTGCCAGCGCCACGGCACTCGCCTCGACGATGATTCCCATCATCATGAGCGTACTGTTGGCCGTGCAAACGCCGGGCATCAACTTGATCGGGATGACGATGTTGTTGCAGTTCGTCGTGAGCTTTGGATTCATCCTTCCGGTGAACGCGCCGCAGAACATGATTGCCTACGGCACAGGCACGTTCGACGCGCGTGACTTCATTCGCACCGGCTTCGTCATCACATTGGTGGCCACCGCGCTTCTGGTTGTCTTCGCGCTGACCTATTGGCCTTGGATGGGGTACATGACGAAGACCGTTTGA
- a CDS encoding MerR family transcriptional regulator produces MRPIHDAEVLSDAAFSVEEAARACGVEVLWLQQRVEAGVLQVHLESEGWRFDSFTLVRARRVAHLETCFDADPQLAALTADLIEEVARLRKQLEMR; encoded by the coding sequence ATGAGACCTATACACGATGCAGAAGTGTTGAGCGACGCGGCGTTCTCAGTGGAGGAGGCGGCGCGGGCCTGCGGCGTAGAGGTGCTTTGGCTGCAGCAACGGGTTGAGGCAGGCGTGCTGCAGGTCCACTTGGAGTCTGAAGGATGGCGCTTCGACAGCTTCACATTGGTGCGCGCCCGGCGGGTTGCGCACCTGGAGACCTGCTTTGACGCAGATCCACAGCTGGCGGCCCTTACGGCGGACTTGATTGAAGAAGTGGCACGTTTGCGTAAGCAATTGGAAATGCGCTGA
- a CDS encoding DnaJ C-terminal domain-containing protein, translated as MEYKDYYKTLGVEKTATPGDIKKAFRKLARKFHPDVSKETDASARMAEVNEANAVLSDPEKRAAYDQLSEQPQSGREFGPPPDWQQGFDFSSVGGDAKHSDFFEELFGRATRTRSGGARRPEGPIPGEVRHARIELELLDTYLGAQRVLAVDAVRIDDLGHPRHEQRQLEVRIPKGVREGQHIRLAGQGNPGVNGGPPGDLLLEVAIRANTQWRVDGKDVHGRLSLSPWEAALGASVQVRMPADDAVEVTVPGGWTPGRKLRLKGRGIPASEPGDLYLVLEVVLPAAVTDGQRAAYSALAQAFPGFDARTVAGA; from the coding sequence ATGGAGTACAAGGACTACTACAAGACGCTCGGCGTGGAGAAGACGGCCACGCCAGGGGATATAAAAAAGGCGTTTCGCAAGCTCGCGCGCAAGTTCCACCCCGACGTCAGCAAGGAAACAGATGCGTCTGCACGGATGGCGGAGGTGAACGAGGCCAACGCGGTTCTTTCAGACCCAGAAAAGCGCGCCGCGTACGATCAGCTTTCAGAGCAGCCGCAAAGCGGTCGCGAGTTTGGGCCTCCACCCGACTGGCAACAAGGCTTTGACTTTTCTTCCGTTGGTGGAGACGCGAAGCACAGTGACTTCTTTGAGGAGCTGTTTGGGCGCGCTACCCGTACGCGCTCCGGCGGGGCGCGTCGCCCTGAAGGACCGATCCCGGGTGAGGTACGACACGCACGCATTGAACTCGAACTGCTGGATACCTACCTTGGAGCGCAGCGCGTGCTGGCCGTGGACGCAGTACGTATTGACGATCTAGGCCATCCGAGACACGAGCAACGCCAGCTGGAAGTTCGTATTCCGAAGGGAGTAAGGGAGGGTCAGCACATCCGGTTGGCCGGACAGGGCAATCCCGGCGTCAACGGCGGCCCACCGGGCGACCTACTGTTGGAAGTGGCGATCCGCGCAAACACACAGTGGCGTGTCGACGGTAAGGACGTACACGGTCGCCTATCGCTGTCTCCGTGGGAAGCAGCGCTTGGGGCGTCGGTGCAGGTGCGAATGCCTGCGGACGACGCAGTGGAGGTAACAGTGCCCGGAGGCTGGACGCCTGGTAGAAAGCTTCGCCTGAAGGGCCGCGGCATCCCCGCATCGGAACCCGGCGACCTCTATCTGGTGCTGGAAGTCGTCTTACCGGCCGCTGTCACCGACGGACAGCGCGCCGCGTACTCGGCTTTGGCGCAGGCATTTCCCGGATTCGATGCGCGGACAGTCGCAGGAGCGTGA
- a CDS encoding uracil-DNA glycosylase family protein → MSTQRLFANDSPLPTTPLRRSSASRVDALLSEIQACRVCEAHLPLGPRPIVRISPSARILMVGQAPGLKVHESGIPWNDASGKRLREWLGVEESVFYDPRRFAIVPMSLCYPGRGHSGDLPPRPECAPLWHERILSSLPHIRLTILIGQYALAKYLGERRQTTLTETVAAWKSYAPQFITLPHPSPRNQNWLKQNPWFDREIVPMLRKHVADALA, encoded by the coding sequence ATGTCTACTCAACGTCTCTTTGCGAACGACTCTCCCTTGCCTACGACGCCGCTTCGCCGCTCTTCGGCTAGTCGCGTTGACGCTCTTCTGAGTGAGATTCAGGCGTGCCGCGTCTGCGAGGCGCATCTCCCCCTGGGTCCTCGACCCATTGTGAGAATCTCACCGTCCGCTCGCATCCTGATGGTTGGTCAAGCACCAGGGCTTAAGGTTCATGAAAGCGGGATCCCGTGGAACGACGCCAGCGGAAAACGGCTGCGGGAGTGGCTGGGGGTCGAGGAATCGGTGTTCTATGACCCGCGACGGTTCGCGATCGTGCCGATGAGCCTGTGCTATCCCGGTCGAGGCCACAGCGGAGACTTGCCGCCACGTCCCGAGTGTGCGCCTCTTTGGCATGAACGCATCCTCTCCTCGCTGCCACACATTCGACTGACTATCCTCATCGGGCAGTACGCTCTGGCGAAATACCTCGGTGAACGCAGGCAGACGACCCTCACTGAGACAGTCGCCGCATGGAAGTCGTATGCGCCACAGTTCATCACGCTGCCTCACCCGTCGCCGCGCAACCAGAACTGGCTAAAGCAGAATCCTTGGTTCGACAGGGAAATTGTGCCGATGCTTCGCAAGCACGTGGCAGATGCGCTAGCGTAG
- a CDS encoding GDCCVxC domain-containing (seleno)protein, with protein sequence MDLILDSVLTCPECGHAKNETMPTDACQWFYECESCHTVLRPKPGHCCVFCSFGSVPCPPIQAGGDEACCGSKT encoded by the coding sequence ATGGATTTGATCTTGGACTCTGTTCTGACGTGCCCTGAGTGTGGGCATGCCAAGAACGAAACAATGCCGACGGACGCGTGCCAATGGTTCTACGAGTGCGAAAGTTGCCACACGGTCTTGCGCCCAAAACCGGGCCATTGTTGTGTGTTCTGCTCGTTCGGTTCGGTGCCGTGCCCTCCAATCCAGGCCGGTGGCGACGAAGCTTGCTGCGGCTCCAAAACGTAG
- the merP gene encoding mercury resistance system periplasmic binding protein MerP, whose translation MKRLIMTTAALLLLTPGWAAQQSVTLSVPGMSCATCPITVKKALTQIDGVIGVKSNLAKRETTVVFDDTKVKVDVLTKATTEAGFPSSVAPAKP comes from the coding sequence ATGAAGCGGTTGATCATGACCACTGCAGCACTCTTGCTGCTGACGCCCGGCTGGGCTGCCCAACAAAGCGTCACTCTGTCGGTGCCCGGCATGAGTTGTGCCACTTGCCCCATCACGGTGAAGAAGGCACTGACCCAGATCGACGGAGTCATTGGCGTCAAATCCAACCTGGCCAAACGAGAGACCACGGTGGTCTTTGATGACACCAAGGTCAAGGTGGACGTGCTGACCAAGGCCACCACGGAAGCTGGATTCCCGTCATCTGTTGCCCCGGCAAAGCCGTAA
- the merT gene encoding mercuric ion transporter MerT, with protein sequence MSTKSTDISARATGGGKALIAGGLSALLASACCLGPLVLIMLGISGAWISTLTLLEPYQPLFIGAATIALIFAARRIWRPVVACEAGQVCQRPMVSLSYKVLFALVTLLLVAALVFPLFAHWFY encoded by the coding sequence ATGTCAACAAAATCTACAGACATTTCTGCCCGTGCCACTGGCGGTGGAAAGGCCTTGATCGCGGGTGGCCTGTCCGCGCTCCTTGCGTCCGCCTGCTGCCTTGGCCCTCTGGTGCTGATCATGCTGGGCATCTCTGGAGCATGGATCAGCACGTTGACGCTGCTGGAGCCGTACCAACCACTGTTCATTGGTGCAGCCACTATCGCCTTGATCTTTGCGGCGCGCCGGATATGGCGCCCGGTTGTGGCCTGTGAAGCGGGACAGGTATGTCAGCGGCCGATGGTCAGCCTCTCCTACAAGGTGCTGTTTGCCCTGGTGACCCTGTTGCTGGTGGCCGCGCTGGTGTTCCCCCTGTTCGCCCACTGGTTCTACTGA
- the merR gene encoding Hg(II)-responsive transcriptional regulator, with amino-acid sequence MSLPLPHAHPGLTIGDLAKAAGVNVETIRFYQRKELMPEPERPQGSIRRYDQNDLSRLHFIKTAKRLGFSLDETAQLLQLDDGASCAQARTHAESKLAEVQLKLADLHRMEAVLSELIDLCSSGRGKVRCPLIAAMERQSPPLQI; translated from the coding sequence ATGAGCCTTCCTCTTCCGCATGCCCACCCCGGCTTGACCATTGGTGATCTGGCCAAGGCGGCCGGTGTCAATGTAGAGACCATACGGTTCTACCAACGCAAGGAGCTGATGCCCGAGCCAGAACGGCCCCAGGGCAGCATTCGGCGATATGACCAGAATGACCTATCGCGATTGCATTTCATCAAGACTGCGAAGCGGCTGGGGTTCAGCCTGGATGAGACCGCGCAGTTGCTGCAACTCGACGATGGTGCGAGCTGCGCTCAAGCCCGTACACACGCAGAGTCCAAGCTCGCCGAAGTTCAACTCAAGCTTGCAGACCTGCACCGAATGGAAGCCGTACTCTCTGAACTGATCGATCTCTGCAGTTCTGGGAGAGGCAAAGTCCGTTGCCCGCTGATTGCGGCAATGGAGAGGCAGTCGCCTCCGCTACAGATTTGA
- a CDS encoding IS66 family transposase — protein MVVEPQSLQSLSAEELRELTTRLMTQLRHQSALLDKLTHENALLKRMKFAAQSERFNPEQKSLLEDEIEADLAAVATEIDALQEAQAPAKVEEKKVPKRAPLPANLPRREIRHEPDSTTCACGCQMKRVGEDVAEKLDYVPGVFSVERHIRGKWACAKCETLTQVPVDPHIIDKGIPTTGLLAQVLVAKYADHLPLYRQEAIFGRAGLAIPRSTLAQWVGACGVQLQPLVDAMRNELLQHRVLHADETPVSMLKPGNGKTHRAYLWAYATGAFENTKVIVYDFCESRSGEHARRFLGDWRGSLTCDDFSGYKALIASGVTEVGCLAHARRKFFDLHAANQSQIAEFALQQFGRVYEIEREVKELSADQRRAIRQQQTKPLLDALHQWMLLQRQKVPEGSASAKALDYSLRRWVALTRFVDDGQLPLDNNWIENQIRPIAIGRNNWLFAGSLRAGQRAAAVMSLIQSARMNGHDPYAYLRDVMARLPMQRASRIHDLLPHRWQSTTASNL, from the coding sequence ATGGTGGTCGAGCCTCAATCCCTGCAGAGCCTGAGCGCAGAAGAGCTGCGTGAGCTGACCACGCGCCTCATGACGCAGCTGCGCCACCAGAGCGCGTTGCTGGACAAACTCACGCACGAGAACGCGCTCTTGAAGCGCATGAAGTTCGCAGCTCAATCCGAACGCTTCAACCCCGAACAGAAGAGCCTGCTCGAAGACGAGATCGAGGCCGACCTGGCAGCCGTGGCCACCGAGATCGATGCGCTGCAAGAAGCGCAGGCGCCCGCCAAGGTTGAAGAGAAGAAGGTTCCCAAGCGCGCGCCGCTGCCAGCCAACCTGCCGCGGCGCGAGATCCGCCACGAGCCCGACTCGACCACCTGTGCCTGCGGTTGCCAGATGAAGCGCGTGGGCGAGGACGTGGCCGAGAAGCTGGACTATGTGCCTGGCGTCTTCAGCGTCGAGCGCCACATCCGGGGCAAGTGGGCTTGTGCGAAGTGCGAGACGCTCACCCAAGTCCCCGTCGATCCGCACATCATCGACAAGGGCATCCCCACCACCGGGCTGCTGGCGCAGGTGCTGGTGGCCAAGTACGCCGATCACCTTCCGCTGTACCGCCAGGAAGCGATCTTTGGTCGAGCTGGTCTCGCGATCCCGCGTTCCACGCTCGCTCAGTGGGTGGGCGCGTGTGGCGTGCAGTTGCAGCCACTTGTGGATGCCATGAGAAACGAGCTGCTGCAGCACCGCGTGCTGCATGCCGATGAGACGCCGGTGTCCATGCTCAAGCCGGGCAACGGAAAGACGCACCGGGCCTACCTCTGGGCCTATGCCACGGGTGCCTTCGAGAACACCAAGGTGATCGTCTACGACTTCTGCGAATCACGCTCGGGCGAACATGCCCGGCGCTTCCTGGGCGACTGGAGAGGCAGCCTCACCTGTGACGACTTCAGCGGCTACAAAGCCTTGATCGCCAGCGGCGTGACCGAGGTCGGTTGCCTGGCGCACGCGCGGCGCAAGTTCTTCGATCTGCATGCAGCTAACCAGAGCCAGATCGCCGAGTTCGCGCTGCAGCAGTTCGGTCGGGTCTACGAAATCGAGCGCGAGGTCAAGGAGCTCAGCGCCGATCAGCGCCGGGCCATCCGGCAACAACAAACGAAGCCGCTGCTCGATGCCTTGCACCAGTGGATGCTGCTGCAACGCCAGAAGGTGCCCGAAGGTTCAGCGAGCGCCAAGGCGCTGGACTACAGCCTGCGGCGCTGGGTGGCGTTGACCCGGTTCGTCGACGATGGGCAACTGCCTTTGGACAACAACTGGATCGAGAACCAGATCCGGCCCATTGCCATTGGTCGCAACAACTGGCTCTTCGCTGGCAGCCTGCGCGCGGGCCAACGCGCCGCCGCCGTCATGAGCTTGATCCAGTCAGCGCGCATGAACGGGCATGACCCCTACGCCTACCTGCGCGATGTGATGGCACGTCTGCCCATGCAGCGCGCCAGCCGCATCCATGATCTTTTGCCACATCGCTGGCAGTCCACCACTGCTTCAAATCTGTAG
- the tnpB gene encoding IS66 family insertion sequence element accessory protein TnpB (TnpB, as the term is used for proteins encoded by IS66 family insertion elements, is considered an accessory protein, since TnpC, encoded by a neighboring gene, is a DDE family transposase.) — MIRVDALWLATEPLDMRSGTETALARVVSVFGAARPHHAYLFANRRANRMKVLVHDGIGVWLAARRLNSGKFVWPRDAASTASLTRAQFDALVLGLPWQRLGNGGVITVV, encoded by the coding sequence GTGATCCGGGTTGATGCGCTGTGGCTGGCCACTGAGCCGCTGGACATGAGATCGGGCACCGAGACGGCGCTGGCTCGCGTGGTGTCGGTCTTCGGCGCAGCGCGCCCGCACCACGCCTACCTGTTCGCCAATCGACGCGCCAACCGCATGAAGGTGCTGGTGCACGACGGCATCGGTGTGTGGCTGGCAGCGCGTCGCCTCAACAGCGGCAAGTTCGTCTGGCCGCGTGATGCGGCAAGCACCGCCTCGCTCACCCGAGCCCAGTTCGATGCGCTGGTGCTGGGCCTGCCCTGGCAGCGCCTTGGCAACGGTGGTGTCATCACCGTGGTCTGA
- a CDS encoding transposase: protein MNEAKKKTRRRHSAELKQQIIAQCAEPGASVASIALSYGINANVVHKWRREAGGALPALQAPAFVPVPLPPAACSPGPALAPDIRIELRRGATTVSVTWPLDAADQCAVWMRELLK from the coding sequence ATGAATGAAGCCAAGAAGAAGACCCGCCGGCGGCACAGCGCCGAGCTCAAGCAGCAGATCATTGCTCAGTGCGCCGAGCCGGGTGCATCGGTGGCCAGCATTGCCTTGTCGTACGGCATCAACGCCAACGTCGTTCACAAGTGGCGCCGCGAAGCGGGTGGCGCGCTGCCTGCACTCCAGGCCCCCGCATTCGTTCCAGTGCCGCTGCCGCCAGCGGCATGTTCACCAGGGCCTGCACTTGCACCAGACATCCGCATCGAGCTGCGCCGTGGCGCCACCACCGTCTCGGTGACCTGGCCATTGGATGCGGCCGACCAGTGCGCCGTGTGGATGCGAGAGCTGCTCAAGTGA
- the egtB gene encoding ergothioneine biosynthesis protein EgtB, translating to MTRNLLRASSPASPLIPDTTDRAALANHFAEVRAASLAAASPLSVEDQCVQSMADASPTKWHLAHTTWFFEAVVLLPHTSCEPFNASYLHLFNSYYESLGSRHPRAQRGLLTRPALYEVHRYREHVDAAVLRLIEDADNESLKSVGPLIVLGLQHEQQHQELIVADALHLLSCNPMLPALRASGEGPLRLHAPSQVKWLDGPSGLVGVGHAGGTFAFDNETPQHRCWLAPFQITDRLVTCSEYVDFIADGGYKTPALWLSEGWALVQSNSWQVPAYWIAPRDSCAPAEEWQVFGLTGVQPMDLGAPVSQLSFYEAAAFALWSGARLPTEAEWESAARLPEIRQLTGHVWQWTRSSFDPYPGFRPWPGAIGEYNGKFMVGQVVLRGGSVATPRGHTRLTYRNFFPPATRWQFSGLRLARDMEC from the coding sequence ATGACCAGGAATCTACTTCGCGCGTCGTCTCCCGCGAGTCCTCTCATTCCTGACACGACAGATCGCGCAGCTCTTGCGAACCATTTTGCAGAGGTTCGCGCAGCCAGTCTGGCTGCAGCGAGTCCCCTGAGCGTGGAGGACCAGTGCGTACAGTCAATGGCAGATGCGAGTCCGACGAAGTGGCACCTGGCGCATACGACGTGGTTCTTCGAGGCCGTAGTCCTGTTGCCGCACACTTCATGCGAGCCCTTCAACGCGTCTTATCTGCACCTGTTCAATTCGTACTACGAGTCCCTGGGAAGTCGCCATCCGAGGGCCCAGCGAGGGCTGCTCACACGCCCAGCACTGTATGAAGTGCACCGGTATCGTGAGCACGTCGATGCCGCAGTCCTTCGGCTCATCGAGGACGCCGACAACGAAAGCCTCAAGTCTGTGGGGCCGCTGATTGTTCTTGGTCTGCAGCATGAGCAGCAGCATCAAGAACTCATTGTTGCGGATGCCTTACACCTGCTCTCTTGCAATCCGATGCTCCCGGCACTTCGAGCCTCCGGAGAAGGGCCGCTTCGCCTTCATGCTCCTTCACAGGTTAAATGGCTAGATGGACCGAGCGGGTTGGTGGGAGTCGGCCACGCAGGCGGAACCTTTGCGTTCGACAACGAAACCCCGCAACATCGTTGCTGGCTGGCGCCGTTTCAAATCACAGACCGCTTGGTCACTTGCTCAGAGTACGTCGACTTCATCGCCGACGGCGGCTATAAAACTCCCGCCTTGTGGCTGTCCGAGGGCTGGGCGTTGGTTCAGTCCAATAGCTGGCAAGTGCCCGCCTACTGGATTGCGCCCAGAGACTCCTGCGCGCCGGCCGAGGAGTGGCAGGTGTTCGGGCTGACCGGAGTCCAACCGATGGATCTGGGAGCTCCAGTGAGTCAGCTTAGTTTCTATGAGGCTGCTGCTTTTGCCCTTTGGAGTGGTGCGCGACTGCCTACAGAGGCTGAATGGGAATCAGCGGCACGGTTGCCGGAGATTCGACAGCTCACAGGTCATGTCTGGCAGTGGACGCGCTCTTCTTTTGATCCGTATCCAGGATTCAGGCCGTGGCCTGGAGCTATCGGTGAGTACAACGGGAAGTTCATGGTCGGCCAAGTTGTTCTCCGCGGTGGAAGCGTGGCCACCCCACGCGGCCACACGCGCCTCACCTATCGCAATTTCTTCCCGCCCGCGACCAGGTGGCAATTTAGTGGGCTGCGCCTCGCGCGAGACATGGAGTGTTGA